The nucleotide window CCCATAATCAATAGACACTAAAGCACTAATTATGTTACTACTTGTATTTCAAGGTCACTGTGCAATGGATGTGAGGGGAGATTCCATGAGGATGACTGTGCACCTGCTTGCCAACACTGGACATGCATTACACTTGCAACAAGCTCTTGATCAGCTtcaagaatggatctgcctggaCATTCGCCTCTTCCTTGTCTCAGAATGCCCTTCTCCAATTAAGTATTATGAGACATACCGCCAAAAGAGCTCCAGGTTTCCTAGTACATCTGTTCTCCTTTTTTTGCATGAGGACTTCGGAGAAGAGCGGTTTTTCCAGGTCCATGACTTCTTCCAACATCCACCTTGGCAGCCTTTCCATTTTGAGTGTCCCAGCAGGAAGCTATCTCCCCATGTCCTTGATCATCAGGACTTTTATGGACTGGATGAGCATATGCCAGTATGGGGCCTGAGGCAAGTTCACTATGGCATGGAAATCCTGCGTGTCACTCTTTATTGTAGCTTTGATAATTATGAGGATGCAGTAAGGCTTTATGAGACAATCCTGCAGAAAGAAGCATCTGTCCAGAAAAGCAGCTTCTGTACCTTTCTACTGTACACAACACAGAGCCTTGTGGTTCAGCTCTGCTTGAAGCAGCTGCCTTTGGGGATGAATGTTGACCTGAAGCAATCTTCAGTGTTACAGTTCAAAGTGTATGAAATTGGAGAGCTGGTCCCACTTTTGCCCAATCCCTGTGTCCCAATAAGCAATACTAGGTGGCAAACTGAAGACTATGAAGGAAATAAGATCCTGCTGCAGGTACTTCTTGTCACTGCAATAGATACTGAAAGACAATATGGTAGAACTTTTGTATTGTCCTTAGCATGGATACTAAGCAATAGGTGATGCTGCTGTTTTCACAGataattttgtttttcagatatatatttaattgatatttaatatgGCAAGTGCAAAGTGATTATAGAGGCATTTTGCTCATTGGCATAAGAAAACACCtctcctgattgattgattgattattgattgattaagcATATTTGAAGCATCAAGGCAAAAATGTCCTCCAAAAAACCTGGTGTGACTTCTCTGTAAACTTTCAGAGGTACAGACAGTACTTTCATTTAAATTGCAAGTGGTTATGAGTTTGGAAAGCCTTCAAAGCCAAACCTTCTGGGGGATGCAGCTGATTTGCAatgataaaatattaatgttCTTTGCAATTAAATATGaactaaacttttttttaattctcccttAGTTTGCAGTTATTAAAAGACAAACAAAATCCTTCAGAAAACACCTGGACTTCAACAGGCTTGTGGCTAGCCACTGATCCAGTAACATGTAAAATGCCTGTGCCTGGAATTATAGGCCTTTTCAAAGTTATCATCAGCATGTGTGAATAGGTAGACTAATAAAAAATAGGCTTGTTCAATAAAACATTTTAGAGTACTAGTCAATCCTTTGATTTGGTGCAAGGGATGATATATCTTTTCAGTGTTCGTTTGCTTAATT belongs to Candoia aspera isolate rCanAsp1 chromosome 6, rCanAsp1.hap2, whole genome shotgun sequence and includes:
- the FAM124B gene encoding protein FAM124B isoform X2 — translated: MDVRGDSMRMTVHLLANTGHALHLQQALDQLQEWICLDIRLFLVSECPSPIKYYETYRQKSSRFPSTSVLLFLHEDFGEERFFQVHDFFQHPPWQPFHFECPSRKLSPHVLDHQDFYGLDEHMPVWGLRQVHYGMEILRVTLYCSFDNYEDAVRLYETILQKEASVQKSSFCTFLLYTTQSLVVQLCLKQLPLGMNVDLKQSSVLQFKVYEIGELVPLLPNPCVPISNTRWQTEDYEGNKILLQVQRIGSKHNGNKSLPPNWCNSTDEKGPPHYHCDLCSSVPSMAPRRTDVQQKNRTLRAMKNKNKSTRRMVQIPASLFSSSQNSISSSSNLYNLAHSSLQDLGPCPMNLGTKLRHSSHELWLCQNKAEEEEEEETNVDTGKRVVPFKCANSPLNRFSKDLQKGLLQSQAPNNSFMEAGLGSEARNSLLSLHIAEINKTSGLSHFQVGKSGASHRNEKDEEEFFI